The region CCCTGAACGACTTACTCTGACTGTCACTGGTGTAGATCCATCATTCCAATTCGGTACAGGAGCTACAGACCAATCCGACATAGTTTTCGTGACAACAGCGCCCAGTTGCGGTACTCCATCCGATAATTCAACACCCGCTTTGATCCAGTTTTTTTCGTCAATGTAAACGAGAAGGCCTGCCTGGTCAAACTGAGCGTCAAACAGTGCCTTAAAAGTAACTTCTACTGCTCTTCCATCACTCAGTTCAGTTAAAAGAGCATGACCATTGTCATGTATGAAATTGTACGACGTTATCTGAAGTGTAAAAGGTGATTCACTGATTTATACCCGCGATTTGAGTGTTTTTgctgcaaaatatttgttcttACTCTCCAAAAGTCTGTTTCTGCACCTGTTGACACCAATAtatcattttctatttctgaAACTTGTGGGGGTGGATTTAGCCACACAGCTTGTGACCAAGGTACATTAAAATCTGTATCTGGAATCTTGGTGGTCATTGTATCTTACTCGATTCTGACAATAAACAACGCTTAAATACACAATGTAAACGTTCGTCCGCAACAACTATTACTATCTGATACACTTCAATGTTGATACCAAGGCTATATAATCGTACTAGTTGACTTACGAACATATCAAGTTGATTACAAAACTCTTATCAAATCTGTGATAAGACCAATAAACCGCGAAAAGTGCATTTATCTTGTAACCATAGAATCTTATAGTAAAGCATTCCGCAAAAGTCTATATTTTAGTACAGGTTCTGAAAGAAGTTAATTTCTATATTAAATTCTGTACATTGGTAGAACTGCTTGTCTTAATCTTTTCGTCACTTTTTATGTCTTAGAATGCGACGGAAAGAGAGCACCACTTTGATTGTTTCATCGAACGAAACAGGAAACACTTTTATGTGTTTTTATCtgcctagaacgataatctcgatgTTATCCCCTTGGGGCAAATTtctttatctcgatatatctgttctcggcagataaaatagcgttTGCACCTCCGtctgaaatgtttattttgacgatttagATTATGTACATAACTTCGGCTCGGTAAATAACTTCCACAATAAACTTTTTAGACAGAGATgcataattttacaaaaaaaactggattGGTGTtcaatcacattttcaatttcactaTCTTGGATATAGGAAAAATCGCTACATTGAAGAGTAGGACGAGTAGGATTAAAAACTACCAAAAAGGTACGAACGTCTTGCATGGACAGCCCctaaaaattaattagtttgactaatgaagtaaaaaattctGCACACACGCCAAAAGTCAGAATAAAAGATTGTAAGACGATTGATGCTTAAAGAACTTTTTAAATTAGGACAGTAAAATGCGTTTGAATCTTTTATAGTTCTTGAATTAGGGATTTTGTTCGTAGCTctagaattttaaaaacgatCAACAcagacgacgaaaaaaaaacgatggtATATGTCGGAGTTACTAAATACAGAAAGGGATTTTACATGAAACGCCAGACTATCCGGCGATATGTTGCTCTttgataaaatgttcaaattgcattgaattttacaaaaattatctACTAAAAATTTACATCACTTAAAGTGGATCAGTGACATCTACGACCTCCAGTGTAAATAATATTTGGTTGTGATAAAATCTTTATTTAACTGGGAGAGAATATTGCACAATGTTACACATTTTGTTGGCATCTTTTATACACAGCGTTAACAAGAAGAAGCGAAGAAATTTTGGCCAGTGCGATctaaaaaataccgaaatgaCTCAGACTCAGACTTCACATAATGAGCTTGGGCGTGTCCCGCCTCCAGCAcgaatccaatttttaaaaaGCTAATGATATGGTCAGCTCATACCTATCGAACTTTGAGGTTCCACAAGTTTACAGAGTAATAGTGATCAAGGttgatttttcatgaaaaaaaactcTCTATGGTCACTTCCTCCAAAACAGCACTGGCGGCTACTCGAAATCCTTACACTTAGATGCTACAATAATTTACTGTGGCAACTATAATAACCGCCGCCGCTCGGTCTTCGCTGGACTATAGCTACTAATATAACATAGATTATACAGTCAATTTGGTCTTTTCGCCTCCTATTACTATGCCCTTTAGtacgttttatttcattagttttaacaaacattttgctataaaagacCGTACCGTAATAGCCAGTGTTAAGTGTGTCGGTTagcaaaacacaaaaatattgtttttgtttttcaatttctattaTCGCAAGAGAAAACGATTCGAACATCAATCATGCAATGCTAAATCTGCAGGTCCAAGAGCAAACTTAGTAAATCGAACCTGTAGACCAGCACGAGTCGGTGAACATGCCATTGGACCAGCGGTTATCTTAGCATTTTCCTCGATCGGCGTGAGTCGTACAAATTGCCATGGACTGTCACTCAATCTCGCTCTTATCGTAAGTGCGTTTCCTGAACGACTTACTCGAACTGTCACTGGTGTATCATTCCAATTAGAAACAGGAGCTACTGACCAATCGGACATATTTCTCGTGACTACAGCGCCCAGTTGCAGTATTCCATCCGATAATTCAACACCCGCTTTGATCCAGTTTTTTTCGTCAATGTAAAGGAAAAGACCTGCATGGTCATATGCAGCGTCAAATAATGCCTTATAAGTAACTTCTACTGCTCTTCCGTCACTTAGTTCAGTTAAAAGAGCATGACCATTGTTATGTATGAAATTGTACGATGTTATCTGAAGTGTAAGAAGTGATTCACTGTTTTATACCCGCGATTGAAGTGTTTTTGctgcaaaatatttattcttacACGCCAAAAGTCCGACTCTGCACCTGTTGACaccaataaatcattttctatttctgaAACTTGTGGGGGTCGATTTAGCCACACAGCTTGTGACCAAGGTACATTAAAATCGGTAGCTGGAATCTTGGTGGTCATTGTATTTTACTCGATTCTGACAATAAACAACGCTGACACGTTCGTCTACAACAACTATTAATGTCTGTTACACTTCAATGTTGATACCATTGATACCAGAGCtataatatagtactagtTGACTTACGAAAAGTATAAAGTGGATTACGAAATTATTATCAACTCTGTGATAAGACCGATAAGACCAATGAACCACGAAAAGTGCACTTATCTTGTAACCACACAATCGTATCTGTAAAGCATTCTGTAAAAGTCTCTATTCTAGTACAGGTTCTCAAAGACGTTAATTTGTTAACATTGGCAGAACTGCCTGTCTCAAAATAATCTTTTCGGCACTTTTTTTGTCTGAGAACGCTAAAAAGAGCATCAATTGGATTGATTTGTGCCACCCTTTTTCAGTAGATTAGGGGTTATGAAAACGTATGGAGCTGTACATTTTTTGAAGAGAAAAACTCTCAACATTTTGTAATGTTGTCGatcacaaaacatttatttgttgTCGACAACAACGACAGACAATGTTACAGATACAGGAAAAATCACTACGTTGAAGTAGGGTATGGGGTTGAAGTATCGATGCTTAAGGCCtggtttttctttcattgaaTTGTCGTATTATAGAGAGGAGTGAGATATCTTTAAGATCGCCCGGTCCATTATAACGCATCGTCCAACTTAACCCCAGGGCACCGATTTTCGAAACattcgtaactttaagaattaGTAACCTTACAGTTTTTATAGGATTTTATGCATGCAACTGTCAAATTAGGAATTCTTAGTGTACTAATGCTACGAGAATCTACGCCCaggaattacaaaaaaaatataggaAATCCATGAAAAATGTCTCACGATGTTTTATGAAGCAACGacaccaaaattcttttgggaatatctctaagatcaccaaTCTGTtgtagcccatcttcgaactaaACCTCAGGAATTCGATTCTTTGTcgattaaaaaagtttttggaattCCATTGAGAATTTCTTATCGTGTCATGAGTGGCAAACacatttaaggtttttggtatACATTCATAGGGAACATTTTGtatgacaaacattttcaagtttttattATCATCCGAAAGACCCTGAATTTCAGTCAATCAAATAAAAGTGTTAGACCTTGTAAGCGACGCAGGCAAATTTttgattacatttttgtttcttttgaattacgttgattccgaaaattccgaaaattttgaaaaggttccgaaaaagttctgaaaaattccgaaaaaaattttcagaatttttcggaactttttcagaattttcggaattaaaattctccaAAGTAAGCCCTGCTTTGAGTAAggtcaaaatgatttttcttgtCGGTAAATCTGGATTTGCAGGTGGGAATTCGGGGGGCGAAGGGTGGTAAATTCCAACCTGCAATGTTCCTTAGTTTAGTCCCTGcaaaaaagtgattttgatacattttttttcctctgaaCCTGAAGGGtagtaaaaaattattaattttgagccaaacataaatttcagtgaaattaGCATTGTTCGTCGAATTCTCTAGTGGCTCTATAGGCCTTTTAGTTTTTCGATAATAACATGTACCTtttaggaaaaaaagtttgtcaGAATCGATTCAGTAGTTTCTAAGATATCATTGCTGCAATAAGTTTCTCTATGATAAAATGTCCAAAATCGAAATAGCCTGAAGAACTAACACATTAACAAAATTCCCAGTAAATAATCTGTTAAAGCAACTATTTCAcgtaaatgaattgaatttttcaaaaattatcatctaaaaatttacataatttaaagTGGTTCCGTCACGACCTTCAGTGTAAATAATATTTGGGCATGATAAAATCGCTATTTAACAGGGAGAGAATCTTGTACACATTTGGTTGACATCTGTTAGCAAGCGATAACAAGAAAAGGCGAAGAAATTTTACCCATTGATATCtataaaatatccaaaatgtaacgcaattgaagtaaaagattgttcCTCAAACTATGACATAAAATCAACCGAATGTTTTCGAAGCATGATATAGAACACGTTTTTATACTAAATGTTTgcatcatttaaaaataactttgttcGATAGCGACCGGTCTGTTGCATCAGTGACATTTTTGTCACCAGACGAGATGTTGATAATAACAGACGCAatattgtgattttttttatcattttttttattttgttttcttttctacaCTTCGAAAACTAtaatataattaaataaatttttgttttaacaatttcttattatttttaggcacatttttttaattatatcaatgtaaaataaaacttaaaattaaaaactaaacAACAGAAACTTGTAATCTTTTTTTATTCCTTCTTCTCTCGTGGATGAAACAACTTAATTGTAAAAacttacaataaaaatatttatttccatattttacaatttattcatttcttgctttttgttttaaagtaATAAGACGACGTAAGACGatattttatgtaattaatattttctgttttccttttttttttcaacgcgaaacattttattttatgatttaaattcacattttgtttatcttcTTTATTATGCATTATAGGTGAGAGTGGTACATCTTAATAAGTGATAATTTATACTTCGATCGAAACGAAACGTTAATTAATAAACAGACACGTAACGCTATTTTCTTATGACAATTGTCATTTGTTAGATTGTACAATTCGGGACGAACAAAATCATCTTTTCTCAGGATATATTGTAAAACGGTTGCGTACAACTATAGAATGAAACTAGTTGCTAGGGTCATTTTTTCGTGTTAAAAGTACACATTCTCATTTGCCATTTTCGACAGAATGACTTAAGTAAGAGAACTGAGCAAACAATCACTGGACGAGAACAGTTAATGGAACATAATTTTATACATCTTCGCGTTGATAAAGCCGATCGAGAAATATATGAATAAACGCTTAAGACAACCGTGAAGTTATCACATTATTGtcgttttattaaaaactgAATATTGTCCCAGGACTACGTATTCAGGAGTTGGGAACGAagttattttctcatttttcttttttaatgaaataaaatgcaaatgtaACAGGACAAGTCATGGTAATGGAATTTGTAGGTGCGATAAAGAATGTCCTCTCGAAAACCAAAGGATTGCCAAAAATAATCAGTTTGCTACCTCCTTAACATTGCAATAAACTTCTGTACATATTAaagaacccaaaaaaaatgtcaccaaaacatttttggcTTTATTTGCTTAACGGCGAACATATAGATcttgttttatttaacaaaaagaaaaaaattagcaagaaaaattattttttaaaaaaagaaacaaatttctataaaattatACAGAAAGAATCAATCAACGACATAAAAGAAATTtagtcaaaaaattttaaccactcaaaaaaaataatcattttttacATCAGGGTTATAAGCGAatcaaaaaatggaaatcatATTTGTGttaattgatgaatttttattcCGAAAAAGAAATGATAGATAAAATCGAAGATGTTTTCTCTTTCTTCTCCCATATCAAAACCGTTTGTAACATTCAAACGATTCTATTATTTCGTACGTTCAATGTTTAATCACTCGGTAAAAGTATGATAATTCCAGGACATTATAAAAATAGAGCTATgtgtgttttgcatatatACGAATATAACATGTaccgtttttcttttattggtTATTATTCATCTTCAATCCGTCTTCctctctttttcttttttttttaagtataaCCAGAGAAATaatcattaaattaaaatcaaaaatttcaaacctAAAATTCCGCtcaatttttcagtttcagttttactttttcgCCGTTCCCTTTCGTCCACACTCCACTGACAGTTTAACGTGTTTTCGAAGTGATGCGATGACTGGGTATCTATGGTGCATCACCGTAACTATAGTCACGATCACCAACATTTAAACGATCTTGGGCTGCAGTCACCGAAAATCCAAGTATACGAGAATCTAATTTAAGCattttattcttcttcttttcctttttgccTTTTCCCTGGAAAAAATTCGTAGAAAAGGATTTCTTTTAGTAAAGTAACCACTAAGTCCAGCTACACTTAGCACGAAAGAGAGCtaattcaaacatttcttttgttcttctgtAAAGTTTGACAGTTTAAGAAAAGTAAAGTTGGAATTAGGTTTCTTTTGCATTGCTATGTGTAGCTACAGTAAGAATCGAGTGAGCATGAGTCGGTTGGAGGTGATTTTGCTGTAAGCAAGGAAGAAGAATGACACGCCGTATTGAAGATACTGCTAGACTGTTAAAAGGTTTTGAAGACAGCTATACCATTTGCAgtcaaaaataagcgataaaactaatgaagtgaaagattggAAATAACTGGATCACATGGAGTAATTATAGTACGACCTAAGGTTTGACCTAAACCTTCGTGACAgctgaaaatatgttttctcTAGATTCAAAATAGTTTTGTACATTCTGCGACTACGAGCTCTAATTCTACTCACTTCTAGTGATCGAtaagttttaaaaatttcagtttgcGTTAAAATGACCCTAACTGGGTTTCAAAATAATTCGCCTGTTCatagaatttttgatttaacttTAAAGTCACCTTACATTTGCCTACCTATCTTAGTCTTCTTATACTGGAAGTGCACTTTCAGAAGTCGTAGTTCTGTAAAAATATTGCAAATCTCTCCATTTATAAGCCTCGCTCTTTACGCTCCAATAGTGACTTCTTCTTATGcattaaaaaaagaacatGTCCAGGTCAAGATCAGGTCCAAGTAAGGCGAGTTTAAGGTCAGGGTAGAAACgggacaaattaaaattaggtCTAGCTCAGACCAAATTCtgattttcaagttttcaagCCTGATAAGCTGCTTTTTTAACGAATAAATTGACTTTAGATTCTACGGGGTCATGCTATCATGGAAAGACGTTTATGGAGTAATGTTCAAATAAAGCAATTGTTAAGCGACAACTTTCCATTTGCCTACCTTTACCTCCTGAAAATCATTCGACGGGGTAATAGCTGGAGCTGGCGAACACATATCATCAATGTGTGCATTGGCTGCACgttgttgatttttgtatttactaCGACGCTCTAAGAACTGCTTTGCAAATTCTGTACATTCCTTGGTCTCACCTGAAAACAGAGAGAAATCATTGGAATCAGATTTTATTCGCTCTGAAATGGAAGATTTTATTTGTCGTACCCAAGTACATTCGAATGTAGTCTTTCACTTCAAATGGCGATTCAAGGTCTCGTAAAAATGACACAAATGTGGGAACTGAAAGTAAttcatcaaattatttttcccgaacaaaaaattgaacagaGAGAATATCATTTTTACCATCGATAGCATTTTCGTGAGCAGCTAGAGCCTTGAAGCACCAAACATTAAATTCTTGATTCGAATTTTCACTGGCTTCACGATCTTTTTTTCCTGCCTTTCCACTTTTCACACCAGCAGCAGAAACAGTAGCATTCGAATTGACCTTAACAGCTGGCTTAGCTGCAGCTGCTTGCAATTTACTGGTTGACTTAGCTGCAGCTTGTTGCATGTTCGACACCGTTTGACTTTTGACGAGTGTTTTAGTAGAAGCACTTACACCGGCTGGCATattagaaattgaatttgacaTTCTAACATTGGTTTTGTTCGGCTCTTCCCAGAAGCCACCACTACTTATAGAACTGCCATTGCTCCACATTTTGCCTGCTCCGGCATTCCACATGGCTGGCGGACTTGTCGTGTTCGTGTTCCATATGGACGCCAAATGTTGTTGCGCTTGATCGGCTTCTCGTTTCTTAGCAGATGCGGTTACAATTGAATTTAGTGTCATTTGATCAGAAATACTTTGGCGTTTGACACTTTCTTCTGCTTGAATTTCTGCCAACGATTTAACACTGTGAGGTTGTAGATTCCATTTTTGGGTGGCCTCCTTTTGTTGCCGGGAATCGAGTAAGCTTTGGGTCTGCTGTTGTTCACGATACATCTGTTCGATGCGACTTTGTTCAGCTCTACGTTCCCGTTCAGCCTTTTGAATTTCGGCTAGGCTTAAACTAGGCTTAGCGACCTGAGCAACAGGATTGATCGACCATGGTGCAACCGAAGCGTTGGCGCTTTGCCTTGACAGAGATTGATTTTGATCGTTTTGTTGTGAACGACGTTGGCCTTCCATCAACTTAGCTTTACGTTGCTCAGCTATATCATCCAACCTCTTTTGTTCTTCAATGCTTTGACgacgtttttcttcttcttgttgCCTGCGGCGTTCATCTTCAGCTTGTTGCTTCTTCAATTCCTTTTGACGCTTCTTTTCGtcgttttctttcttcttatCATCCTTGGATTCCTTCTTGGATCCACTGCCATCTGATTTAGCAGCTTCTTTTTTTGACTGTttcggtttttcttcttcagcCTTGGTTCTTTTTTCACTATCAATATCGCGTTTTCGTTTTTCGTCGCGTTGTTTCTCGAGCATTTGCTTTTCTATTAATtgctgttgctgctgctgctgctgctgctgttgttgttgatgttgttgctgctgctgttgttgttgttgctgttgtacAACCTGTTGTAAGTGTTGATGTTGGGCTgcttgctgctgctgttgaaCCGTcaaattcggaattttccaattaatcAGGTCTTCTTTTTTAGGTTCATCTTTCTTCAATTCATCACGTATCTGCTTTTCAGTCTTCATTTGCTGTTGTTGATTGATTGTAGTTGGTAGCTTAATAGCATTTGCGGGCATTGGAGGCATTTGAATGGGCCATATACGATTCGTAGCCCAGGAAGATGCGGCTGCATTAGTTGATGGTTGACCTAAAGTTGGTTGTGGATGTGGAATACCTATGTTTGTTCCCATCCAACCACCGTTGTTCGGCGAATTTTTATCGATTGGATGTTGATTGCTGTTTGGCATAGTTACAAGACCGGTTGATGGT is a window of Bradysia coprophila strain Holo2 unplaced genomic scaffold, BU_Bcop_v1 contig_350, whole genome shotgun sequence DNA encoding:
- the LOC119081032 gene encoding regulation of enolase protein 1-like isoform X2, which codes for MTTKIPATDFNVPWSQAVWLNPPPQVSEIENDILVSTGAETDFWRITSYNFIHDNGHALLTELSDGRAVEVTFKALFDAQFDQAGLLVYIDEKNWIKAGVELSDGVPQLGAVVTKTMSDWSVAPVPNWNDGSTPVTVRVSRSGNALTIRARLGNNPWQFVRLTPIEENAKITTGPMVCSPTRTGLQVRFTKFALGPADLALHD
- the LOC119081032 gene encoding regulation of enolase protein 1-like isoform X3, coding for MTTKIPATDFNVPWSQAVWLNRPPQVSEIENDLLVSTGAESDFWRITSYNFIHDNGHALLTELSDGRAVEVTFKALFDAQFDQAGLLVYIDEKNWIKAGVELSDGVPQLGAVVTKTMSDWSVAPVPNWNDGSTPVTVRVSRSGNALTIRARLGNNPWQFVRLTPIEENAKITTGPMVCSPTRTGLQVRFTKFALGPADLALHD
- the LOC119081032 gene encoding regulation of enolase protein 1-like isoform X1 codes for the protein MTTKIPDTDFNVPWSQAVWLNPPPQVSEIENDILVSTGAETDFWRITSYNFIHDNGHALLTELSDGRAVEVTFKALFDAQFDQAGLLVYIDEKNWIKAGVELSDGVPQLGAVVTKTMSDWSVAPVPNWNDGSTPVTVRVSRSGNALTIRARLGNNPWQFVRLTPIEENAKITTGPMVCSPTRTGLQVRFTKFALGPADLALHD
- the LOC119081032 gene encoding regulation of enolase protein 1-like isoform X4, coding for MTTKIPATDFNVPWSQAVWLNRPPQVSEIENDLLVSTGAESDFWRITSYNFIHNNGHALLTELSDGRAVEVTYKALFDAAYDHAGLFLYIDEKNWIKAGVELSDGILQLGAVVTRNMSDWSVAPVSNWNDTPVTVRVSRSGNALTIRARLSDSPWQFVRLTPIEENAKITAGPMACSPTRAGLQVRFTKFALGPADLALHD